Genomic segment of Peribacillus frigoritolerans:
GGATGCACGCATTATCCATCAATTCCAAGGCAGATGGTAGAATTCCTGACGATAAAATGCTGGTAATGGCATGGCCAGAGTCTATCAAATGATTGAAGTGGGCGACAAATGTTTGTTTAGATTGAGGTTTTGGTATCAAGCGGATGATTGCTTCTGTAACGATGCCCAGAGTACCTTCCGATCCCACGATCAATCGGGTCAAATCATACCCTGTTACATTTTTAACGGTCTTTCCGCCAGTACGAATGATTTCTCCGGTCGGGGTGACCACCTCCAGACCTATCACGTATTCTTTTGTCGTTCCGTATTTCAATCCCTTTGGCCCGCTGGAGTTTTCTAATAGATTCCCGCCTATAGTGGCTACATTGGAGCTGCTTGGATCCGGCGGATAGAATAAGCCGGCTTCTTCAGCCTTTTTATGAATATCTGCCGTAATCACACCTGGAGAGACAATGGCAAGCATATTTTCCCGATCAATGATCAATTTATCACGCAAAAGGGTCATATCAAGAACCATCCCCCCTTTAACAGGTAAAGGGCCGCCACTTAGCGAAGTTCCTGATCCTCTAGGGTAAACAGGTATTTTGTGAGTATTAGCCAATTTAACCACTTCACTGATTTCCTCCGCGTTTTTTGGCTGTATAACGACTTCAGGTAAATATTCCCCAAAAGAAGCGTCATAGCTATAACAATACCTTTCTGCCAAATCAAGAAACATTCTGTCACCTGGAATTACCTGACAAAGATCGACCAGGGCTTCTTTCTCCATGCTTCTCACTTCCTTTCTTAATAGAAATACGGAAAAGGTCTATTCGTATGTAATATAATGGCATTTTAAGATTCTGCTAGATATAATGATGAAAGAAAAGGAGGATTATATTTGAAAATCGCCCTGATTCATGCAACCACAACTGCACTAAAACCAATTGAAGTTGCCTTTCAGACTGTTGCACCGAACATTGAACTTCTTCATTTCATGGACACGGGTCTTCTCGCCTTGATGGAAAAGAGCGGCAAGTTAACTCCGGAAATCATCCGCCGCTTTTCTGCATTAGTGAATATAGCCTATGATTCTAATGTTTCATGTATCCAACTTACTTGCTCTGCATTTAATGACATCACTGCAATTTTACAACCTTTATACCCTGTAAAGTTATTTCGTTCAGATGAGGCCATGCTTGATGAAGCACTTCGCTACACTAGCATCGGCCTGGTTTCAACCGTAAAAGAAACGCCGATCGCCCTTCAAAATTACTTATTAAATAAGAATCCGGACTGTATGATCGAGTCATTGGTGGATCCAGGAATCATCCATTTATTATCACAAGGAAAAAAAAAGGAACATGACGATCGGGTTAAAAAGATGGTGGAACAATTGGATGGAAAGACAGAAGTGATTTTGCTTTCACAATATAGTATGGATCATATTGCAAAGCAGGTTAATCCTTCTGTCCCTGTCCTAACGGCGCCGCTATTGGCTGCCAAAAGGTGTTTGGCTCATTTGAAGGGAACGTTTAAATAATTCTTTTCGTAATAAATCAGAGCTTAGCAAGAATGATCGTTTGTCACATCTTATATATCGTTTTTAACCGTTTGTATGATGCGAACCGCCAAAAACTTTCCCGACGCCTTGAATTTTTTCAAGTATGACGATCAGAAGGACTGATATGAAAATAACCACGCTTGACACGGATGCAACGATTGGATTGTAGGCATCCTGCATTTGCGAGAAAATCTCGATCGGCAGCGTTCTCATTTCCGGTGATACCATAAAGAGAGAGACCGTTACATTATCAAATGATGTCAAAAATGCGAATAATCCCCCTGAGATGGCCGCAGATCCAATTAGCGGCAGAGTCACTTTCATGAATACTGTTAGTGGATTCGCTCCTAGAATGGCAGCGGCCCGTTCGAGATTATAATCAAATCCACTTAAACCGGTCAATACGAGCCGCATGACATATGGTATGCAAATGACGATATGGGCAATTAAAAATCCTGTAGACGTACCGGCAAGCATCATTGGTGTAAAGTACATTAAGAGTGCAATCCCTAAGACTAATTGCGGCACACTTAATGGAGAAGTTAAAAGGGCCGTAATATACGATTTTCCCGGAATATCATACTTTGCGATGCCAAGGGCACCCAAAGTACCGAATATGACGGAGAAAAGGGCAGCTAATGCTGCGAACTTCGCACTGTTCAAAAATGCTTCCAAAAATTCAGGACGCTCCAAGATCTTGGCATACCATTGCAGTGAAAAGCCTTCAGCCGGAAAGCTTGGATAATTGGCACTTGTAAAAGAAGCGGGAATAACGACAATGAGCGGGATCAAGATATAGATAATGGCCAACACGGCAACGGCAATCCGCAGGCCGCCAAACGTTTTCATCATCGGAACACCTCCTTGAATTTCCCTTTTTCAAACGCTCTTGTAAAGACGGCTACCGATATGACAGTGGTTGCTAATAGAATATAAGAAAGAGCAGATCCGAATGTCCAATGCAGCAGGTTATTAATTTGATCATAAATGACGACAGGCATCACGGGCACGTTGGCTCCCCCCATTAGTGCAGGCGTAACATAAGCACTCATTGACAAACTGAATACGAGAATGCAGCCAGATACGATACCTGGGATGCTTAGCGGCAATGTAATGGAAAAGAACCTTCTGAATGGGCTTGCCCCAAGTATCGCTCCTGCCTTATCAAGAGAAGGATCGATATTATAAAGACTTGCAACGATGGATAAGATCATGAAAGGAAGATATGCATTGGAAAGCCCAATCACAACTCCGATTTCCGAAAACAATAGTTTCAATGGTGCATCTATTATGCCAAGGGCCATCAAGGTTTGATTAATCGTTCCATTAGGCAATAGCAGGAGGTACCAGCCAAAATTACGGACAACTATACTTACCAAAAGCGGTGACACGATCAAGAGCGTGATATACCCTCTTATGCGCGCTGAACTTTTGGCCATCGTCAAGGCTACCGGATATCCAAGAAATAAAGCAACCAAGACCGAATATAAACTGATCTTCACTGTCAGCCATAAAGAAGATAAGTAATAGCTATCGGAAAATAATTGTGTATAGTTTTTTAGGCTATAAACTGCCTCCGCTCCTCCCAGATTATCTGTGGATATGAAGCTTAAATATAAAATGTATAACATCGGTATGACAAAGAAACCAAATATGAAAAGCAAAATCGGCGTTAAAAGGAGTAATCCTGGCACCCAGACTTTCCTTTTCTTGATTTTAGGTTTCTTTTGCGGCTCAATAGGATCCGTTTCCTGTTCTATTTCTTGACTAGCATAACTTCTGATGGGCTCCATCCTATCAGCACCTCACTTCCATTTTGCCATGATGAATCAAAAGCGGAAGTCAATACTTGGATACTTTTCCCCTGTAATAGAACATTGATTTCCCAAGAAGTACCAAGATAGTTAATTTGGCTGATCTTAGCACGATGGAAATCCAAAGGAGCTGTAGATTTTTCATCAAGAGAAACAATTTGCAGTTTTTCCGGTCTAATATAAAGCTTCACCTCATCACCGGTTTTCAAATCACTATCATTTCCCATGATGTTATTTGCATCGACATGAGTGATATCAGGCCCTATCTTGACTGAAACTTTCCGCTTATCCACAGCAGACACATTCCCTTCAAAACAGTTCGATTTCCCGATGAATTGAAAGACGAATTCTGTCTTAGGATGATTGTAAATCTCTGTCGGTGTACTGATTTGTTCAATCTTCCCTGCATTCATGACCACGACCCGATCAGACATGGAAAGAGCTTCTTCTTGATCATGAGTCACAAAAATGGTCGTTACGCCAATTTCCTTTTGTAAACGTTTTATCTCGGCCCTGAGTTCATGGCGCAGCTTTGCATCAAGGTTTGAAAGCGGCTCGTCAAGCAATAGGAGCTCCGGTTCCACTACCAGTGCCCTGGAAATCGCAACGCGCTGACGCTGACCTCCAGATAATTCCCTTGGATAACGATTTTCCAATCCTGACATTTTCACTAATTCAAGAGCTTTACTTATTTTCTTTTTTTGCTCGGCTTTACCGACCTTGCGCAGTTTCAAGCCAAAACTAAGGTTTTCATAGACTGTCATGTGAGGAAAAAGCGAATAAGTTTGAAAAACCATTCCTAAATCTCGCTTATAAGGCGGAACCTTCGTAACATTATTGCCCTTAATATGAACCTCGCCCCGATCTGCATCGAGGAACCCTGCAATGAGGTTCAAGGTTGTTGACTTTCCGCACCCGG
This window contains:
- a CDS encoding ABC transporter permease, with the translated sequence MEPIRSYASQEIEQETDPIEPQKKPKIKKRKVWVPGLLLLTPILLFIFGFFVIPMLYILYLSFISTDNLGGAEAVYSLKNYTQLFSDSYYLSSLWLTVKISLYSVLVALFLGYPVALTMAKSSARIRGYITLLIVSPLLVSIVVRNFGWYLLLLPNGTINQTLMALGIIDAPLKLLFSEIGVVIGLSNAYLPFMILSIVASLYNIDPSLDKAGAILGASPFRRFFSITLPLSIPGIVSGCILVFSLSMSAYVTPALMGGANVPVMPVVIYDQINNLLHWTFGSALSYILLATTVISVAVFTRAFEKGKFKEVFR
- a CDS encoding ABC transporter permease; its protein translation is MKTFGGLRIAVAVLAIIYILIPLIVVIPASFTSANYPSFPAEGFSLQWYAKILERPEFLEAFLNSAKFAALAALFSVIFGTLGALGIAKYDIPGKSYITALLTSPLSVPQLVLGIALLMYFTPMMLAGTSTGFLIAHIVICIPYVMRLVLTGLSGFDYNLERAAAILGANPLTVFMKVTLPLIGSAAISGGLFAFLTSFDNVTVSLFMVSPEMRTLPIEIFSQMQDAYNPIVASVSSVVIFISVLLIVILEKIQGVGKVFGGSHHTNG
- a CDS encoding ABC transporter ATP-binding protein; the encoded protein is MEVLKKDVEINRQHLESVQGFGSNKNDVEIKGAFKQFGANVVLNGIDLEVKQGELLTLLGPSGCGKSTTLNLIAGFLDADRGEVHIKGNNVTKVPPYKRDLGMVFQTYSLFPHMTVYENLSFGLKLRKVGKAEQKKKISKALELVKMSGLENRYPRELSGGQRQRVAISRALVVEPELLLLDEPLSNLDAKLRHELRAEIKRLQKEIGVTTIFVTHDQEEALSMSDRVVVMNAGKIEQISTPTEIYNHPKTEFVFQFIGKSNCFEGNVSAVDKRKVSVKIGPDITHVDANNIMGNDSDLKTGDEVKLYIRPEKLQIVSLDEKSTAPLDFHRAKISQINYLGTSWEINVLLQGKSIQVLTSAFDSSWQNGSEVLIGWSPSEVMLVKK
- a CDS encoding FAD-binding oxidoreductase, which encodes MEKEALVDLCQVIPGDRMFLDLAERYCYSYDASFGEYLPEVVIQPKNAEEISEVVKLANTHKIPVYPRGSGTSLSGGPLPVKGGMVLDMTLLRDKLIIDRENMLAIVSPGVITADIHKKAEEAGLFYPPDPSSSNVATIGGNLLENSSGPKGLKYGTTKEYVIGLEVVTPTGEIIRTGGKTVKNVTGYDLTRLIVGSEGTLGIVTEAIIRLIPKPQSKQTFVAHFNHLIDSGHAITSILSSGILPSALELMDNACIRAVESYRPSGLPLQAEAILIIEIDGHPLAIEEEINKCADICRAEGASYVKIAETEDERQTIWSARKSVSPAITQMGPTKISEDATVPRSQIPAMMERLNNIREKYGLNLVVFGHAGDGNLHPNIITDKRNITEMKKVELAVSEIFEAAIELGGTLSGEHGIGTLKSPYMEMELGITGVNMMKKIKEAWDPNNILNPGKIFPDKGQTRVVLVT